From the genome of Carnobacterium viridans:
AAAGAATTTGAAAAACAACAAGGTGAAATAGCAAAACTAGAGGATTTTGTCAGTCGCAATCTAGTCCGTACCTCAACAACTAAGCGCGCACAAAGCCGACGGAAGCAACTAGAAAAAATGGACCGGATAGATAAACCTCAAGGAGATGAAAAGTCTGCTCGCTTCTCTTTCAAATCAGAAAAGGAAAGTGGAAATGTTGTCTTGACCTTGGCTAATGGAGCCATTGGGTACGAGGATACTATTTTATCTAGTCCTATTGAATTAGATGTTCGAAAATACGATTCGATTGCTTTAGTGGGACCAAATGGGATTGGAAAATCAACTTTATTAAAATCCTTAATTGGACATCTTCCTTTGATTCAAGGTGAAAAGCATTTAGGAACAAATGTATTATTGGGGTATTATGACCAAGAACAATCCGATTTGAATTCAACGAAATCTGTATTAGCTGAGCTCTGGGATGAGCATCTAACTACTCCTGAAAAAGACATTCGTTCCATTTTGGGTAGTTTTTTGTTTTCTGGTGCGGATGTGGAAAAATCGGTCTCTTCACTAAGTGGTGGAGAAAAAGCACGTTTAGCTTTAGCTAAGCTAGCGATGAATAAAGATAATTTTCTTATGTTAGATGAACCAACAAATCATTTGGATATCGATAGTAAAGAGGTTTTGGAAAATGCATTAATTGATTTTGATGGAACCTTACTATTCGTTTCTCATGACCGTTATTTTATCAACCGAATTGCAACAACAATCATCGAACTCTCTGAAAACGGCAGTACTCTTTACTTAGGTGATTACGACTATTATCTTGCAAAAAAAGCTGAGCAAGAAGAAATGCGGTTATTGGTGGAAACTAAGACCGCCGAGACATCCAAAGTTGAACCTGTTCCAACAGTCAAAGGAAATCGTGAAATCAATAAAGCTGAACAAAAAACACTTCGCCAATTGACACGTCGTATTGAAACAATCGAAGTAGAAATGGATGAACTTGAAACGATTATTTCAAACTGCGAAACACAATTAATTGATCCAGAAGTATTCGGTAATCATTTACGTGTACAGGAACTGAACACAGAAATTAACGTTGCTCAAGAAAAACTAGACAATTTAGTGGGTGAATGGGAAGAAAAAAGCTTACAAGTAGAAGAATTACAATAAAAGCAAAAAAGGGTGAGAGTTTCGTCTCATCCTTTTTTGCTTTCTAAAACTTTCTTTGTTGATTAGAATAATAAACACTCTTAATAATGATTTCTGGAGAAATAAGAGTTTCTTGTAACCATGCAAAGGATTCCATGGCTCTCCACAAGCAAATCCGACTATTCCAGAAGAAATTTTATTTTATAGTACTTTTGTATCAATCCTAGTTAAATGTTAATCCTGGTTTAGCATTCAACGCGTAATCCGTAAACTGATTTTTTTGATACTGAATCGAAGCAGCCGCTCCGATCATAGCTGCATTATCTCCACACAGCGACAATGGCGGAATGATCAATTCTACATCTGGCAATTCTTCAGCCATAACTTTCGTAAGCGTATCACGCAATCCTTTATTTGCCGCTACTCCTCCTGCCAAAACCAATTGTTTCACCTTAAATTCTTTAGCGGCTCTTAACGTTTTTGAAACCAAGACCTCAATCACACTTGCCTGAAAACTAGCAGCTAAATTTATATTATTTAGTGGCTCTCCTTTTTGATTGGCATTATGAACAGTATTGATAAAGGAACTTTTTAAGCCACTAAAACTAAAATCATAGTTATTTTCTTTCAACATAGCTCTTGGGAAATGATAAGTGTCTTCTCCAAGATGAGCCATCTCGTCTATCTTTTTCCCGCCAGGATAAGGCAAGCCTAATACGCGACCGATTTTATCATAGGCTTCTCCTGCTGCATCATCTCTTGTTTCACCAATGATTGTGTAGTCACCATCTTCCTTCATATAAACCAGTTCAGTATGTCCCCCACTAACAACTAATGCTAAGAGTGGAAAAACAAGCGGTTTAATCAAACGATTGGCATAAATGTGACCTGCCATGTGGTTAACAGCAATCAACGGTAATTGATGTGCAAAAGCAACAGCCTTTGCAGCGTTAACCCCAATCAAGAGTGCACCAACTAATCCTGGTCCTTGTGTAACAGCTACTGCTGAAAGATCTTCATAATTAACGTTTGCTTCAGTCATCGCTTCCTCAATACATTGGGTGATCTGTTCAACATGATGTCGACTAGCAATTTCAGGCACTACTCCACCGAAACGCATATGGCTTTTTATTTGTGAAGCAACAATATTTGAATGGACAATCGTCCCATCTTCAATCACGGCCACACTGGTTTCATCGCAACTCGATTCAATTGCTAAAATTAGATTTCTCTTTATAGTCATGCTTTCACTCTTTCTGTACTAGAATCTATTCAACCTATGTCTCTGTTTTTAAATCTTCAGCTGCATGATCAAGGCATGATCAACAGGGTCATGGTAATAATTTTTACGCAGCGAGATTGTTTCAAAACCTGCTCTCTCATATACAGCAATCGCAACTTTATTCTGCTCTCGAACCTCTAAAAAGACTGTTTTGATTTCTTCAACTTTTAACTGTTTGATAAATGCGCTTAAAAAGGATTGGCCGATTCCTTGATTTTTAAAAGGTTTTAGAATCCCAAATGTGGTGATTTCTACCTCATCAAAAAGTTGAGTATACCCTATAAACCCAACTTTCTCTGCTTTTTTCAAAGCTATTCCGTATTTGTTATGGGATCCTGCTAATTCACTTTTATACGATTCAACAGGCCAAGGGCTCCCATTAGGATAACTGCTTTCAGCCAATTGAAACAATTCATGTGCTGTTAAATCCCAACTTTGATTAAATAAAAAAACGGTCTTTTCATTTGAATAATTATCCATTGTTCAGTTCCTCATAACGGCTTACTCATTTCCAGTGCATCTTCTCGGTCACCGGTATAGTATGCTTTTTTTATCTTCCCTTTTTCAAAACCAATTTTACTGTACAAACGTTGTGCAGTTTCATTTGAAACGCGAACCTCTAAACTCATTCTTTTCATGCCTTCATGTTGGGAAATTGTTTGCAATTCCGAAATCAAAAAAGTAGCAATTCCTTGTTTTTGATGAGCTGGAATAACAGCTACATTGGTTACATGAGCTTCTTCATCTACTAACCACGCACCGATAAAGCCGATTGCTTGCTTAGATTTTCGAACAATCAAGTAAATAGAGCGAGTATTTGTTTTGATTTCATGTTCTAACGCTTTTTTATTCCACGGTGTTTTTCCATTGTAACAAAGTGTTTCTATTTTTAAAATATCGGAAATATCAGTTTCTGATCCAATTGAAGCTTGCAAAAGAGAGCCATCATCCAACTGAAAGATTTTATTTTCAAGTTGTGCTCGTTTCGCCAACTTTTTATTGGAACCCATTTGATTAGTAAGCGTAATAACATCCTCATTAATAAACCACTGCTTAAATTTTTTCAACATAGGCTTCCTCCAGTTGATCTGGATGCTCTTTACGCCAATTTTCCTCCGCTTCTGCTAGTTTCAAATAGTCAGGCGTGAACATGTGTGCATCTACAGGTTCTTCCTTTATCCCTAATAAACCTAAAACACCAGCTTTTGGCAGATGATCTTTTAATGGCGCTTCAAACACCCGGTTCGTTAAATGCTGTTCAAATGTATCTGTATATAAAGAGCGGTCTTCTCCAATTAATTCAAATGTGCCTTCTCTTTTACTTAAATGCTCAGCCCATAATTCTGCTGAAATATGTGTATCGGGTTCAATTTGAACCAAATTTCCATTTTGCCATTGGTATAAACCGGTATAAATATTTTTACGACGAGCATCAAATAAAGGAACAAGATAGTGTGTTGAGGACTCACAATTTCCTGCTAGTGTTTTCAAACTAGAAATACCAACTAATTCAACACCCAAAGTCCACGCTAACGTTTTAGCAATCGTTACACCAATTCTCAGACCCGTGTAAGAACCCGGCCCTTTAGCAACCACTATTCGATCTAGTTCACTAGGTTTCCATTGAATATCATTCATTAACTCGTCTATAGCAGGCATCAAACGCTCACTATGATTCCGTTTAATAGTTGTAGTCATTTCTCCTATAATTCTTTCTCCATCTAACACTGCAATACTCATTGCTTGATTAGAAGTGTCTATTGCCAATACTTTCATGAGACGACTCCCTTTTATATGACTAGGCCATTTATTCTAATTTTATTTTAGCACATATCTTATAAAAACTTAAATTCCTTATTTTTGTAAACTAACCTGAAAGCGTATTAGTTGATTTTTTATTTGCAAGAAGTTATGCTTCTTTATGTAAAAGATAGTTATTATCTCATCTCCAAAATTTTTGAGTTTACACCTAAAATTTTAGTTAGATAATAGGTTCACCGTCAAAAAATCTAGTTTCATAGGAGGAATTGAACATGGAAAAAGATAACGGAATGAAAGATAAAGCAAAAGGTATTAAAGACAAAGTCGTTGGAGAAGCCAAAGATTCTTATGGTGATGCTACAAACGACCATAGCAAACAAGCTGAAGGTAAAGCTCAAAAAGCCAAAGGCGAAGTTCAAAAAAAGGTCGGCAAAGTGAAAAGCGACTTAGATGACAAGAACAACAAGTAACCTTTAACCTTGTTTCCCCCTAAAGAGTACTGCTAACGTGGTGCTCTTTTTAACTTAACTTATTTTTTACTAAGGAGATTATAATATGGCTAATATCCTAATCACTGGTGCAACGGGAACCATTGGAGAAGTCTTAACAACTCATCTTAAAAAGAACCATAAGTTAACTTTAGTAGATATCGATTTTTCAGATTCAGATAAAGAACTTGTAGATGGTACCACTACAAAAGAGTTAGATTTATCCGTTTTAGATAACTGGAATGGTCTATTAAATGGAGTAGATTACGTCATTCAATTAGCTGGAGATCCTAGCCCTGACGCAGAATTTTATGATAGTCTTTTAGATTTAAATTATAAGATTCCACATAATCTTTACTTAGAAGCTTCCAAAAATGAATCCATCAAACGGATTATTTTTGCTAGTTCGATCCATGCTGTTGATGCTTATCTGCAAAATGTACAAGTCGCTACAAATGATCCCGTACGTCCTGCTGATTTGTATGGGGTGTCTAAAGTCTATCTAGAAGGTTTAGCCAGCCATTACGCTTTTACAGCCGGGCTAGAATCGATTGGCCTTCGAATTGGAGATTTTAAAGGCGATGACTTGCCTGCATTAGCTACACCGGATGCCATGTCCAATTACTTATCAGGCAAAGATATGTGTCACCTTGTAGACTGTTGTTTAACTGCAACACTGAAAGAACCTTTCTTACTGGTTAATGGTATTTCAAACAATACTTTCCCACGTTTAGATATTGACCAAGCTCGCGTTGATATTGGCTACCAACCACAGGATGACGGTTTTAAACTACTCGGTTACTTTAAAAAAAATGAATAGTAAAAAGGCTTTGTTACTCTAAATTAGAGTAACAAAGCCTTTTTGTTTTTTTCTATTCGTTCGGATAATTTTTCCGGACCATTTTCACTTCGTAAACGGCTTTTATTACTATGGCTATGAGCGCTCCCAATAGAGCTCCAAATGGACCAAACAACACTATACAAGCTATAGTGGAGATAAAGGTGTAAAGAGGTCTGACACCAATTTCTCTTCCTGTAACAAACGGTTCAGCAATTTGACGGATAACAGTGATAACGATGTACAATAATCCTAGTTGCCAAGCCAATGTGGTGTTTCCCATAAAGAAATAAACTAACGCCCAAGGAATCATAATGATTCCACTTCCTAAAATTGGAATCATATCTACAATAGCAACTCCTAAAGCTTTTAATCCCCAATGATCAATTCCAATGATAACAAACCCAATGCAGAGTAATATAAAGGTCAACGCAGCCAATTTCACTGCTGCTTTAAAATATCCTCTGATACCTCTTACTGATTGAGATAAAATTTCTTTTAAATCATTCATTTTATTCCTCATTTCTCATTCATTTCTTCTATTATACAAAAAGAACAAGTTGATGTAATCCAACTTGAGTAGTATCTTTAAAATCTACAAAAAAATCACCTTAACAATAACAGTTTCTCTCCTGTATTGCTTAAGGTGATTTAGAGAATATATTAGAAACTTTGGGTTAAACGGCTTTTTATTCTTTCATTTTTTAAATGAAAGCCATAATTACGAAATTAAGAACGAACAGTCCAGTTGAGATCCATAATACTGGATGAATGTCTTTTGTTTTTCCTTTGGCAACTTTAACAATAACGTAGAAAATAAATCCTGCAGCAATACCATAAGAAATACTATACGATAATCCCATAAATATTGAAGCAAAAAATGCTGGAATGGCTTCTTCCAAGCTTTCCCAATTGATTTCTAAGAACGATGACATCATCATTACACCTACTAATATTAAAGAAGCAGAGGTTGCTTGAGTCGGTACAAGCGCTACTAGTGGCGAAAATAAACTTGTTAATAAGAATAATACAGCTACCACAACACTTGTCAAACCAGTTCTTCCACCAGCACCAATGCCGGCCGCACTTTCAACATAAGTTGTTGTATTTGAAGTCCCAAAAATAGCTCCTGCAGAAGTTGCAATTGCATCTGCAAATAATGCTTTGTCCATTTTTGTTTTGAATCCAGCACTATTGTCTAGCGCTAGTTCGTCTTCAGCACTAAATATTCCTGTTTTACGACCAGTCCCAATAAAGGTTCCGATAGTATCAAATATATCCGATAAACTAAAAGCAAAAACCGTCATAATAACTAGAGGTAAACGTGCTACATCTGTAAATAATGAAATCATTCCTTCATTACCGAATGCTGCACCAAAAGTTGTTCCTAATTCTGAGAAAGCATTTCCTAGTGAATTAGCTGGATTAGATACGACAGATAAATCAACAACTCCCATTGGAATTCCAATAAACGTTGTAAGGATAATTCCAATTAAAATAGCACCTTTAACATTTTTAACTAGTAGAATCACTGTAATGATCAAGCCAATCAAGGCCAATAATGATCCAGGACTTGTAAAGTTAACTAATGCAGGGACAATTCCACCACCAGTTACAACACTTGAAATACCATCTGGATAAGAAGAAGCTGCTGCATCAAAAGAAGCATTGTTAACCGTTTGGATATTTCCAGGTTCAGAAGTAAACTGAAGAAATCCTGCATTCTTAATTCCGATATAAGCAACAAAAACGCCGATTCCAGCACTGATTGCATGTTGCAGACTTTCTGGAATTGAATGAATGATCAATTTACGTACTTTTGTTACTGTAATCAAGATATTCACTATCCCACAGATAAACACCATTGCTAAAGCCTCTTGCCATGAAAAACCTAGTGCAAAAACAACTGTATACGTAAAGAATGCGTTCAATCCCATTCCAGGAGCTTGTGCATAAGGGACATTTGCAAATAATCCCATCACTAATGTACCAATAGCAGCTGCTATTATAGTAGATAAGAAAACAGCTTGTGTAGGCATACCCGTTAAAGATAAAATTGCTGGGTTAACAAAAATAATATAAGACATCGCAAAGAAAGTTGTTAGACCTGCCGTGATTTCAGTGCTTACTTTAGTGCCATTTTCTTTCAACTTAAAAAACTTTTCCATTTTACTATTTCCCCACTTTATTTGTATTACAAGTGAACCTGAATAGTTAAACCTACAGAGTCTTTAATTTTCTACCTAACTGCTTCGTAAAAGATATAAGTACAAAAATACAAGTATAAATGATCGCAGTTATTTCAATGTGTCTAATGAAACTCTAAATAAACCTAAATGAGTTTATTTAGAACCAATAGTCTGAACATTTACGGTGTCCGGTAGAAACTTAAAGCCCATATCGCTTAATTATATTCGGTTCTAAACATTGCATGTTAATTATAGAAGATGGCTCAGTATAAAACAACCACAAAAGAAATATTCCACTAATTTAATTAGATTATTGTTCGTGTTTTGTTTGAGAAAATCAGTTAAATTAAGAAATCCTAAAAAAATAACCTTTATTCCCTCTTATTTGTTTCTAATTCTTAACCGCTTTCTTCTTCTAGATTTATTTTATTGACCATGCTACCTAATTTCAACTTCTTATACTAAAGGGTTTTCTTTTTTATTTTGCATAGATTGAGTTACAATAGATTTATCATAAACAAGGGGGAATTAGTATGGATTTCACACAAGTAAAAGGTTACAGCGAGTTAGATTCAAGTCAGATCAGCTTGTTAGCAAATGTTTACGCGCAACACATGGATACGTTAGATGATCCCATTAAATATGATAAGGAAAATATTAAAGAAGTCGTATGGAACAACAGTCTTCAAACCGTAGATGTTCATTTTAATAATGGTGAACTTGTGCATTACGATAGCACTGGTAAATGGACATACGAATAGCCATACTACATTATTTAATTGACTTTCATCATTCAAAAACGGTAAATTTTTTCACTATACAGCTGATGGTTCTTGGTATTGAACTTTTAATATTTTTGACATAAGCAAATAAGGTTGAGCAATATGCCTCAACCTTATTTTGCTGTATTCAATTTATTTTTTGATTACCTCATTGTAACAAATTCTTCTGATCCAGTGGGATGAATAGCTACTGTATTGTCAAAATCTGCCTTTGTTGCACCCATTTTTATGGCTACTGCAAATCCTTGAATCATTTCATCCAGACCTCTTCCAAGCCCATGCAAACCAACTACTTTTTCATTTTCACCTTGGCACACTAGTTTCATGTACGTTTTTTGTCTGTTAGCTGTTATAGAACTGTGCATAGAGGTAAAGATGGATGTATACACTTTAATATCTGCTTCACCATAAGTTTCCTTTGCTTCTTCCTCAGACATTCCAATCGTTCCGATTGGCGGGTGACTGAAGATAACGGTTGGAATATTTGTATAATCCAAAAACTCATTTGGTTTATTGTTGAATAATCGCTCAGACAATCGACGTCCTGCAGCAATAGCAACTGGAGTCAATTCAATACGACCGACTACATCTCCAATAGCGTAAATATTTTTAGCTGTCGTATTTTGGTACTTATCTACTTTAACATACCCACCATCGTTTAATTCAACATCCGTTACCGCAAGATTCAAATTTTTTGTATTTGGTTCACGACCAATTGCCCAAATGACAGCATCTGTTGTATGTGAAGAACCGTCCTCAAAATGAATGGTTAAAGAACCATCTTCATTTTTTTTCACTTCTTTAGGAACAGCATGGATATGTAAAGCTGCTCCTTCTCTAGCCATTGTTTCAACAAGTCCTTCGACAATAATCGAATCAAAATTTCGTAACGGCGCATGCTTTCTAACAAATAAATGCGTATCCGAACCTAACCCATGTAAAACGCCTGCTAATTCAACAGCGATATATCCAGCTCCTACGACTGCTACCCGTTTAGGTAGTTCCGTTAGTTCAAAGAAACCATCTGAGGTCATCCCGTATTCTGCTCCTGGAATTTCTGGCCAAGCTGGACGACCACCTGTAGCAATTAAGAAATGATCTGCTGTGTAATGCTCCCCGTTCACTTCAACAGTATGTGCATCGACAAATTTTGCATAACCGTTGATCAAATCGACTTTATTATTATTTAAGTTTTTTTGATAAATAGTATGCAATCGAGAGATGTATCCCTCTCTATTTTTTACCAATTTTTCAAAATTTAATTGGCGATCTTTAATTGTAATGCCGTAGTCTTCTCCATATAGTTCCATATCTTCCATTATTTGAGCTCCATGCCACATAACTTTTTTAGGAACACATCCTACATTGACACAAGTTCCACCAATAGCGTTGCCTTCAATCAAAGCCACTTTCGCTCCATGCATTCCAGCACGATTAGCTGAAGCAATACCACCGCTTCCTCCGCCTATTACAATGTAATCATATTTTTTAACCATTCATTATTCCTACTTTCTTTTTGTTTTCAATTTACTATAACTTTTAAAAAAACTATCACTTATTCATTATCTTCTATCATTAAGTTTAACTCATTTTCTTGTTTTAAGATATCCTCAAAATAATGATAGTAACTGCCCAGTTCATATCGATAACTTTCTCTTTCGATCCAAGGCTTGTGTTTGCCACAATAATGAATGAATACGACCTTTTCTTCTACCCATTCAATCGAAAATTTACGTGGGAAAACGCGTTTTAATTGAGAATAAAAACGAGCATCTAAGTTATAAATACGCCATTCAGCTTCTTTAACTTCATTCCAATATAAATGGTTGAAAATATCTTGATCAGGAAGAACTAACCGGTTTTTATTGTTCTTGATTGCTGTAATTATCTCTTCAAGATTTCGAGTGCTCCGTATTAAAGTCAAGTTCATCAAAATAACACCCGTGTTGAAGTAATCTTCAGATGATAAAGTTCCTAGGCGAATATTATTGATTGGCTGTATCCATTTTGTAGCGTAGTCATGTGTTGTTGCTACAAATAACTTCCCTTCAAAATCTTGTTTGTAAAAGGTTGAAAAAGAACGTAAATTTATAATGTCAGGATCAAGATATAAAATTCGATCTATTTCTATTGGTAAAACGAATGGAGCAAGTAAACGATAATACATTTCAATCGAATAGTAGCGATTAACAACTGCTTCTTCTGAAAAAAGATTTTTACAATCGACTGGAAAAAATGCATGTCCATTCCCTGTTACGAATTGCTCTACTTCGATTATTCTAGTTTGTGGTATATTTTGATGCATTAAATAAATCGTCATTTTTTCTTTATCATTTGAATGAAAGATTGATCGAAGAGCTGTAAAGAATGGCTCTAAATAATTTTCATTAAGTGTAAATAGTAGATTCATAACCTTTCTCCTATACCTTACTGCTTATTTTATAGTTCAAATGTTGCCTATTCTTCTCTATCTTATAGTATTTTCAAACATTCTTTCTTTCATCAGCATAGTATCTAGATTAAAGTATGAATTAAATAAGCATAAGTTGCAATCAAAGTCGTTTAAAAAAAACCTATTTTATAAAAAATTACAGTACTTCATATCACAGATTTTTTTTTTTACTTTGATTTAATGTATACTGAAATTAATGAATTGATTTTATCAGACAAAGGAGAATTTTATGAAAAAAGATGCATCATTTTATTGGACATTATTTTCATCTACTTTTACATTGAGTGCTTTTACATTTGGTGGAGGATATGTGATTGTTCCGCTTATGCAAAAGCGTTTTGTAAAAGAATTAGGATGGATTACAGAAGAAGAAATGCTTGATTTAGTAGCTATTGCTCAATCTTCTCCAGGACCAATCGCGGTTAACGCTTCAATTATCATAGGTTACCGCATGGCTGGTATTCGTGGCGCTCTTTTATCTGTATTAGGAACGTCTATCCCCCCACTTGTGATTATCACGATTGTTTCCTATTTTTATTTGGCTTTTCGTGACAATGCTATTATAAATGCTGTATTGCTTGGTATGCAAGCTGGAGTCGCTGCTGTTATCGTAAATGTCGTTATTGACATGGTCAAAGGAATTACGAAAAATAAAAAATCCCTCCCCATCCTTGTTATGATTCTTGCTTTCTTAGCAGCCGCCTTTACATCAATTAATATCGTTATTATTTTATTTGTTTGCGGCGCAATAGGTGCTTACACCACTTATAAAGAGACGCATGTAACTAAAGGAGGACTAAACAAATGATTTATTTGCAATTATTTTGGAGCTTTTTCCAAGTTGGCGCTTTAAGCTTTGGAGGCGGTTATGCTGCCTTGCCTTTGATCCAAGAACAAGTAGTTGAGCAAAACAATTGGTTGTCTAGTACGGAATACATTGATATTGTAACAATTTCTCAAATGACACCAGGACCGATTGCTTTGAATGCTTCTACCTTTGTAGGGACAAAAGTAGCCGGAATCCCTGGATCATTGATAGCTACATTAGGTTGTATCACACCTTCTGTTATTATTGTGTTGCTTTTAGCAGTACTTTATTATAAATACAAAGGATTGTCTTTAGTCCAAGGAGTTATTAAAGGCTTGCGTCCAGCTGTTGTTGCTTTAATTGCTTCTGCTGGGTTGTCTATTCTATTAACTGCTTTGTTTAATAGCGAAATCCTTCCAGTTAAATGGGCTGAATTAGATTGGATTTCACTAATTTTGTTTGGTATTGGCTTAACTTTACTGCGAAAAACAAAAATCGGACCAATTTTTATCATGTTGGCGGCGGGACTAGTTCGACTGATGATTTATGGAGTAACGACAATTTAATCTAAAGTACTTTCAGCAACTCATGTCAAATTCTTAGAAGAAATTTTTTCTGGTCTGTGTTGAACTGCTAGACTTAAATAAATTTACTAATAAAAAAAATTATGATCTGTTAAAGTTAAATCATTTGTGAATCTATTTGTCTGCTTTATACTAAAGAAAAAGAATCGATTAAATCACTTTCATTTTGCATACTTCTTCTAGAAAGTAGGTGTTTACATGTTTGAATTAGAATACAGTGAAATCTTTCTCCGATTGATATTAGCCGTTGCATTTGGAAGCGTGATTGGCTATGAGCGGGAAATAAAAGGCCATGATGCTGGTTTACGCACACACATTTTGGTATGTGCTGGAGCCTGTATTATTACATTAGTTCAATTACAAGTTACGTACAGTACAGTTGAAATGGGATTAAGTCAACCGGATCTAGCTCAGGTTTTGAACACAGATATGACTCGGATGCCGGCTCAAATCATTAGCGGAATCGGATTCTTAGGTGCCGGTACAATTATCGTGACTAAAAAAAGTGTTACCGGACTGACAACAGCTGCTTCTATTTGGACGATTGCTGGTTTAGGCATAGCCGTTGGTATGGGAAGCTATTTTTTAGCTCTAATGGGTTGTTTAGTCATTTTACTTGTTTTACGTGTAATCAAAAGGCTCTTTCGTGTTCAAAGTTCAAAAAGAATCGAAATTTATTATGTAAATCGTGAAGAAACAAAAAAATTTCTTACTAGTTATTTTGCTAGTATGGGGATCAATGTTCTCGGCTTAGATTATAGTGTGGATACTAATAATGTAGAGAAAAACAGCTACATTAACCTTTACACACTTAGTTTGCCGGATACTAAATCGATTGCTTCTGTAGTAGAAGATCTCTCAGAATTTGAACACATTCGTCGTGTTCATACGTTAAGAGAAAACTAAAAAGAACAAAAGTGAACATTACTCACTTTTGTTCTTTTTTTTACTAACTCTTAGTGTTTATTCCAAAATACATGGTTTAATGCCAATAAGATGATTCCTGCTAAAGAAAGAAAAGCTCCCAAAATTAAAAATGGTGGTCGGTACGTAAACGTTACTTTTGAAGTTCCTGCCCCCAATGGAAGTCCTACAAAACCTTCATTAACAAGAATCGTTTCAACTTCTTCACCATTGACTTCCGCTTTCCACCCTTGAGTAAATGGAATCGTAGTAGCCAAGATCGATGGTTCAGTCATAGTAATTGAGCCACTGATCATTTGGTTAGTGAACGTTTCAATGTTTAGTTGATTGTCTCTCTTCTCCATCACTCTGTCTGAATAATCTTTATCTAAAGGAACAACGAATACTGTAAGATCTTCTAATTTATAGTTTCCTCCTTTAGAAAACTGAAGAGAGATTGTCTCTTTCTTGCTGTTTTCATCTTGAAACCCCATATTAAACAACATATTTTCCCGTTTAAAGTAAGAACTAAAGCTCAATACATCTGATTGACGAATCGTCTTTTTTCGTTCTCCTAATTCTATTCGAGCATTAAAAGCAGTTGGAGTGCCTGTTAAAGGATCACTTACGCTAGGTGTAAAATCTACCCCTTCCAAATAAAC
Proteins encoded in this window:
- a CDS encoding MgtC/SapB family protein, translating into MFELEYSEIFLRLILAVAFGSVIGYEREIKGHDAGLRTHILVCAGACIITLVQLQVTYSTVEMGLSQPDLAQVLNTDMTRMPAQIISGIGFLGAGTIIVTKKSVTGLTTAASIWTIAGLGIAVGMGSYFLALMGCLVILLVLRVIKRLFRVQSSKRIEIYYVNREETKKFLTSYFASMGINVLGLDYSVDTNNVEKNSYINLYTLSLPDTKSIASVVEDLSEFEHIRRVHTLREN
- a CDS encoding chromate transporter — encoded protein: MIYLQLFWSFFQVGALSFGGGYAALPLIQEQVVEQNNWLSSTEYIDIVTISQMTPGPIALNASTFVGTKVAGIPGSLIATLGCITPSVIIVLLLAVLYYKYKGLSLVQGVIKGLRPAVVALIASAGLSILLTALFNSEILPVKWAELDWISLILFGIGLTLLRKTKIGPIFIMLAAGLVRLMIYGVTTI